A region from the Thermogemmatispora onikobensis genome encodes:
- a CDS encoding ABC transporter permease produces the protein MQALLRPPSPWETIVTYVRCVLVVAEIELRKLRHDPTELLTRAVQPALWLVIFGEAFSRLRAIPTGSVSYLTFMTPGILAQSLMFVSIFYGLSIIWERDAGILQKFLVLPVPRASFVTGKGLGAAVRSLTQAVIIFVLALLLGVHLQWSLVGLIGSLLAVLIAASFFSTLSMLIAILVKTRERFMGIGQVLTMPLFFASNAIYPLAIMPDWLRILAQINPLSYTVDLLRGFLVVGTVPDALLDWGVLLLAVIVAQALAASTYQSIVL, from the coding sequence TTGCAAGCTCTGCTGCGCCCACCCTCGCCCTGGGAGACCATTGTGACGTATGTGCGTTGCGTGTTGGTGGTGGCAGAGATCGAGCTGCGTAAGCTGCGCCACGATCCTACGGAATTGCTGACGCGCGCGGTGCAGCCGGCCCTGTGGCTGGTAATCTTCGGAGAAGCCTTTTCGCGCCTGCGCGCTATCCCTACTGGCTCGGTGAGCTACTTGACCTTTATGACACCGGGCATTCTGGCACAGTCGCTGATGTTCGTCTCGATTTTCTACGGGCTGAGCATCATCTGGGAGCGCGATGCTGGTATCTTACAGAAGTTTCTGGTCTTGCCGGTGCCGCGCGCCAGCTTTGTGACCGGCAAGGGACTGGGAGCCGCTGTGCGCTCGCTCACTCAGGCGGTGATCATCTTCGTGCTGGCCCTGCTGCTGGGCGTGCATCTGCAGTGGAGCCTGGTCGGGCTTATCGGGAGTCTGCTGGCGGTCTTGATTGCGGCCAGCTTCTTCTCGACGCTCTCCATGTTGATCGCTATTCTGGTGAAGACGCGCGAGCGCTTCATGGGCATCGGCCAGGTCCTGACGATGCCGCTCTTCTTCGCCAGCAATGCCATTTATCCGCTGGCCATTATGCCCGATTGGTTGCGCATTCTGGCCCAGATTAATCCGCTAAGTTATACCGTGGATCTGCTGCGCGGCTTCCTCGTGGTCGGCACGGTCCCCGATGCACTGCTGGATTGGGGCGTGTTGCTGCTGGCGGTCATTGTGGCACAGGCACTGGCCGCTTCAACCTATCAGTCGATTGTGCTGTAA
- a CDS encoding ABC transporter ATP-binding protein has product MRPMIEVENLVKRFGDKTAVDHISFSIQEGEAFGLLGPNGAGKTTTIRMLITLIPPTSGQMRIAGLDVQRHKMVIRRLLGYVSQSLSADSSLTGYENLLVVAKLLGFPRQERERRTWEVLELLNLRDAAHSLVRTYSGGMVRRLEIGQAILHRPRILILDEPTIGLDPTARRSVWETLELLRSQEQITLLVTTHYMEEADAYCQRVAIMDHGRIAAIGEPAALKASLNRPGATLEDVFTSVTGNTLESGGSYREVRQLRRRAQRFG; this is encoded by the coding sequence ATGAGGCCGATGATTGAAGTCGAGAATCTCGTCAAGCGTTTTGGTGACAAGACCGCCGTTGACCACATCAGCTTTTCCATTCAGGAGGGCGAAGCCTTCGGCTTACTCGGCCCCAATGGGGCCGGTAAGACCACCACCATTCGTATGCTCATCACCTTGATCCCGCCGACCAGCGGCCAGATGCGCATCGCGGGACTGGACGTCCAACGCCATAAGATGGTCATCCGGCGCCTGCTCGGCTACGTATCGCAGTCGCTTTCGGCGGACAGCTCGCTGACCGGTTACGAGAACCTGCTGGTGGTCGCCAAGTTGCTTGGTTTTCCACGCCAGGAGCGCGAGCGGCGCACCTGGGAGGTGCTGGAGCTGCTCAATCTGCGCGACGCGGCCCACAGCCTGGTACGCACTTATTCGGGCGGCATGGTCCGGCGCCTGGAGATCGGCCAGGCCATCCTGCACCGTCCACGCATTCTCATCCTGGACGAGCCGACCATCGGCCTCGATCCGACGGCCCGACGTTCGGTCTGGGAGACGCTGGAGCTGCTGCGCAGTCAGGAGCAGATTACGCTGCTGGTGACAACCCACTATATGGAGGAGGCTGATGCCTACTGCCAGCGCGTGGCCATCATGGATCATGGGCGCATCGCGGCCATCGGTGAGCCGGCAGCGCTGAAGGCCAGCCTGAATCGGCCTGGCGCCACGCTTGAGGATGTCTTTACGTCGGTGACAGGCAATACTCTGGAATCGGGAGGCAGTTATCGTGAAGTCAGACAGCTACGTCGGCGCGCTCAGCGTTTCGGATAA
- a CDS encoding MarR family winged helix-turn-helix transcriptional regulator, translated as MASERLVEDLLALWRLLRRSTHPVRRAEMTPEQYWLLKSLSRRGTCSVGELASALGLSGSSVTSACKRLEKAGLVRRVRQGDGGDERVVLVELTARGTEQVAAWQRERRAVLSRMLEPLTPDEQDELQRLIERVLAAAESAVEVSGKASGGEEGAAPGPEPERSAPDPGEKASTTPAMTVTQAGEGGQAE; from the coding sequence ATGGCCAGCGAACGCCTGGTAGAAGACCTGCTGGCCTTGTGGCGGCTGCTGAGGCGCAGCACTCACCCGGTGAGGCGGGCCGAAATGACGCCCGAGCAATACTGGCTGCTCAAGAGCCTGAGCCGGCGGGGGACATGCAGCGTCGGCGAGCTGGCGAGTGCGTTGGGCCTGAGCGGCAGCTCTGTGACCAGCGCCTGCAAGCGCCTGGAGAAGGCCGGCCTGGTGCGACGAGTGCGCCAGGGCGATGGAGGCGATGAGCGGGTGGTGCTGGTTGAGCTGACGGCGCGCGGCACCGAGCAGGTGGCGGCCTGGCAGCGGGAGCGGCGCGCAGTGCTCTCGCGTATGCTGGAGCCGCTGACTCCTGACGAGCAGGATGAGCTGCAGCGACTCATTGAGCGGGTGCTGGCAGCCGCCGAGAGCGCCGTCGAAGTGAGCGGCAAGGCCAGTGGAGGCGAGGAAGGGGCTGCCCCGGGGCCTGAGCCGGAGCGGTCGGCGCCAGACCCAGGAGAGAAAGCAAGCACCACTCCGGCAATGACAGTCACTCAGGCAGGAGAGGGAGGACAGGCCGAATGA
- a CDS encoding ATP-dependent helicase, which translates to MPEHTDLEQELLAGLNGPQREAVTTTEGPLLILAGPGSGKTRVITHRIAYLVRCRGVRPWHILAVTFTNKAAREMQERLEKLVGLSEAREMYIGTFHAICARVLRAEADLLAPLGLTRSFVILDTDDQAALVKQALRDLDLDEKQYRVSLIHALISRAKNAMLSPYQMAEQARRYTEEVAARVYRRYQQLLRANNSVDFDDLLMLTEQLWRTEPEVLERYQQRWRYIHVDEFQDCNVPQYKLIRLLGRGSYERPGGSGNVCVVGDDDQMIYSWRGASAENVQAFERDFPEARIILLEQNYRSTQHILDAAQCVVRRNTVRKEKRLWTALGQGEKLIYHEAYNDEAEGLYVADEILKLLARGVVAQRSEIAVMYRTNAQSRALEEQFLRANIPYKVIGSRKFYERKEVKDMLAYLRLLLNPHDDLSLQRIINVPNRKIGPKSLGELQRWAREEQRSLYDALQRSEDHPTLGRAAKNALQQFAQLLEELRASVAELRLPELLDRVAERTGYGPELRASPEGEERWSNILELRRVAEDYAEIETSLALELFLENVALVGGADVAQTGEEGTLLHEEDQDAVTLITLHAAKGLEFPVVFIVGLDEGILPHGRSIDSPEQLEEERRLAYVGFTRAMRRLYLVRARRRSYFGDVVYTEPSRFLADIPPDLFAASSGIGPLPARGSLHQPSTWERYESYESYDQDSRGLSSGAGPRSRPRRSTPADTTFAPASSDVSVTPAAPRFQPGDRVLHHLFGQGIVLKSELEGGSEFVEVQFQGKHGKKRLSLDYARLERLP; encoded by the coding sequence ATGCCTGAGCATACCGACCTGGAACAGGAGCTACTGGCCGGCCTCAACGGGCCGCAGCGGGAGGCCGTTACCACTACCGAGGGGCCGCTGCTGATCCTGGCTGGTCCCGGCAGCGGCAAGACGCGCGTCATTACCCATCGCATCGCCTATCTGGTGCGCTGCCGTGGCGTGCGGCCCTGGCATATTCTGGCCGTGACCTTTACCAATAAGGCTGCGCGCGAGATGCAGGAGCGTCTCGAGAAGCTGGTGGGCCTGAGCGAGGCCCGTGAGATGTATATTGGCACCTTCCACGCTATCTGCGCCCGCGTGCTGCGCGCCGAGGCAGATCTGCTGGCGCCACTCGGCCTGACGCGCTCCTTTGTCATTCTCGATACCGATGATCAGGCTGCGCTCGTCAAGCAAGCTCTGCGCGACCTCGATCTCGACGAGAAGCAGTATCGCGTCTCGCTGATCCACGCCTTGATCTCGCGCGCCAAGAACGCCATGCTCTCCCCTTACCAGATGGCCGAGCAGGCTCGCCGCTATACCGAAGAGGTGGCGGCCCGGGTCTACCGCCGCTATCAGCAGTTGCTGCGGGCCAATAACAGCGTCGACTTCGACGATCTCCTGATGCTCACTGAGCAGCTCTGGCGCACAGAACCCGAGGTCCTGGAGCGCTACCAACAGCGCTGGCGATATATTCATGTCGACGAGTTTCAGGACTGCAATGTGCCGCAATATAAGCTGATTCGCCTGCTAGGGCGGGGCAGCTACGAGCGGCCCGGCGGCAGTGGCAATGTCTGCGTGGTTGGCGACGATGACCAGATGATCTATAGCTGGCGCGGCGCCAGCGCCGAGAACGTTCAGGCGTTCGAGCGCGACTTTCCCGAGGCGCGTATCATTCTGCTGGAGCAAAACTATCGCTCGACGCAGCACATTCTCGATGCCGCTCAATGCGTCGTCCGGCGCAACACGGTGCGCAAGGAGAAGCGGCTATGGACCGCCCTCGGCCAGGGTGAGAAGCTGATCTACCATGAGGCATATAACGACGAGGCCGAGGGGTTGTACGTTGCCGATGAGATCCTCAAGCTGCTGGCGCGCGGGGTGGTAGCCCAGCGCAGCGAGATCGCTGTCATGTATCGCACCAATGCCCAGTCGCGCGCCCTCGAAGAGCAGTTTCTGCGGGCCAACATCCCGTATAAAGTCATCGGCAGCCGCAAATTCTACGAGCGCAAAGAAGTCAAGGACATGCTGGCCTACCTGCGCCTGCTTCTTAATCCCCACGACGACCTGAGCCTGCAGCGCATCATCAATGTGCCCAACCGGAAGATCGGCCCGAAGTCACTGGGCGAGCTGCAGCGCTGGGCCCGTGAGGAGCAGCGTTCGCTCTATGATGCCCTGCAGCGGAGCGAGGACCACCCAACGCTGGGGCGCGCCGCCAAAAACGCCCTCCAGCAGTTCGCTCAGCTCTTGGAAGAGCTACGCGCCTCGGTGGCCGAGCTGCGCTTGCCAGAACTGCTGGACCGTGTAGCAGAGCGCACGGGCTATGGTCCCGAGCTGCGCGCTTCTCCCGAGGGTGAGGAGCGCTGGAGTAACATCCTGGAGCTGCGCCGCGTGGCAGAGGATTATGCTGAAATCGAGACCTCGCTGGCGCTGGAGCTGTTCCTGGAGAACGTGGCCCTGGTCGGTGGGGCCGACGTGGCCCAGACAGGCGAAGAGGGCACCCTCCTTCACGAAGAGGACCAGGATGCCGTGACGCTGATTACGCTGCATGCAGCGAAGGGCCTGGAGTTTCCGGTGGTCTTCATTGTGGGACTCGACGAGGGCATCCTGCCACATGGGCGCTCCATCGATTCGCCCGAGCAGCTGGAGGAAGAGCGTCGCCTGGCCTACGTCGGCTTCACACGGGCCATGCGCCGCCTCTATCTGGTACGTGCCCGCCGCCGCTCGTATTTCGGCGATGTGGTCTATACGGAGCCGTCGCGCTTTCTCGCTGACATTCCTCCCGATCTCTTTGCAGCCAGCTCCGGCATCGGACCGTTGCCGGCCCGTGGCTCGCTGCACCAGCCCTCAACCTGGGAGCGCTATGAGAGTTACGAGAGCTATGACCAGGACTCCCGGGGCCTCTCCAGTGGCGCTGGCCCCCGTTCCCGCCCACGCCGCTCCACACCCGCGGACACAACCTTCGCGCCAGCTTCCTCCGATGTTTCGGTGACACCGGCGGCGCCTCGCTTCCAGCCCGGCGATCGCGTGCTGCACCATCTCTTTGGGCAGGGCATCGTCCTCAAGAGTGAGCTGGAAGGCGGCTCTGAGTTTGTCGAGGTGCAGTTTCAGGGGAAGCATGGCAAAAAACGCCTCAGCCTGGATTATGCGCGCCTCGAACGCCTCCCCTGA
- the radC gene encoding RadC family protein, whose protein sequence is MPSSERPRERLLHYGPQALSTVELLAIVLRTGTKRSNVVELAAKLLVLYGGLGGLMGADLAKLCHEHGLGAAKAAQLKAALELGRRLQLEQPEARYRITSPADAARLVMMEMAYLEHEEMWILLLDTKNQVVAIEKRYKGTVNSSVLRAAEVFRPAVLRNCPSILICHNHPSGDPTPSPEDVAVTEQLIAAGRLLDTELIDHLVIGKQRYVSLKEQLRW, encoded by the coding sequence ATGCCTAGTAGTGAACGTCCGCGAGAGAGGCTGCTGCATTACGGGCCGCAAGCTCTCTCGACAGTCGAGCTACTGGCTATCGTGCTGCGCACGGGAACGAAGCGCAGTAATGTGGTAGAGCTGGCGGCCAAGCTGCTCGTGCTCTATGGTGGCCTGGGTGGTCTCATGGGGGCGGACCTGGCCAAGCTCTGCCATGAGCATGGGCTGGGTGCCGCCAAGGCGGCCCAGCTCAAAGCCGCGCTGGAGCTGGGCCGGCGTCTGCAGCTAGAGCAGCCGGAGGCTCGTTATCGCATCACCTCGCCGGCGGATGCGGCCCGGCTGGTCATGATGGAGATGGCCTATCTGGAGCATGAAGAAATGTGGATTCTCTTACTAGATACCAAAAATCAGGTGGTGGCGATCGAAAAACGTTACAAAGGGACGGTCAACAGCTCGGTCCTGCGCGCGGCGGAGGTCTTTCGTCCCGCGGTCCTGCGCAATTGCCCGAGCATTCTCATTTGCCATAATCATCCCAGCGGCGACCCGACGCCTTCCCCGGAGGACGTTGCCGTCACCGAGCAGCTGATCGCCGCTGGACGCCTCCTTGACACCGAGCTGATCGACCATCTTGTAATCGGCAAGCAGCGCTATGTCAGTCTCAAAGAACAGCTCCGTTGGTAG